A single genomic interval of Osmia lignaria lignaria isolate PbOS001 chromosome 9, iyOsmLign1, whole genome shotgun sequence harbors:
- the LOC117609837 gene encoding uncharacterized protein LOC117609837 has product MELAIKKEELPCNELMKTLERNVAILKIENHYNLKIGYELETKLTWYNNVSRGLADKLDSLWKLAEAHHSSGNEIKQFADQISHSWTSVNRQICDKYSKIQMASRTLHGVPLSVILDKVKKEIILLKKSLKINQSIYNKEYIRKGYQLITESEELIHSLKKCDSKLQQYLSITNITPHLIKLETAIDKYVTNVELLPAQKSFLSDLSIFSLVIKLLTGELLDHEYIDPNYVLMENVPKKPVFIIKNTKRKTINSYYPT; this is encoded by the exons atggaGCTTGCAATAAAAAAGGAGGAGCTTCCCTGCAACGAACTCATGAAAACACTCGAAAGAAAT GTagctattttaaaaatagagaatcattataatttaaaaatcggTTATGAATTGGAAACTAAGCTCACATGGTACAATAATGTATCACGTGGCCTCGCGGATAAACTTGATTCCCTATGGAAATTAGCTGAAGCACACCACTCATcaggaaatgaaataaaacaattcGCAGATCAAATTTCACATTCATGGACTTCTGTGAATCGTCAG ATTTGCGACAAGTATTCTAAAATTCAAATGGCCAGTCGAACGTTACACGGTGTACCATTATCAGTTATTCTTGATAAAGTAAAGAAGGAAATTATCTTATTAAAAAAATCGCTTAAAATTAATCAATCTATTTATAATAAAGAATATATCCGAAAAGGATACCAATTAATTACAGAAAGCGAAGAACTTATACATAGTTTAAAAAAGTGTGATAGTAAG TTACAACAGTATTTGTCTATAACAAATATCACTCCGCATCTTATTAAATTGGAGACTGCAATAGACAAATATGTCACTAATGTTGAATTGTTACCTGCACAGAAATCGTTTTTATCTGATTTAAGCATTTTTTCGTTAGTTATCAAATTATTAACCGGTGAATTACTAGATCATGAATATATTGATCCTAATTATGTTCTAATGGAAAATGTTCCGAAGAAACCAGTTTTCATTATCAAAAATACTAAACGTAAAACGATTAATTCTTATTATCCAACGTAA
- the scny gene encoding ubiquitin specific peptidase 36, which yields MPAVSICDPVAATLCRSLETNQPKSSDDLSSCLVNNASRILQSEIQYKEVDDYQTTILDQLKAKYIVLSLPNSENLDGKTKDGTNCIKRNEKTSKGPSLPEPSVVLYPPKKVSLGWKETFPVGAGMYNVGNTCYLNSTLQALFHIPALVNWLLSDSHHTSKCEQNDGGGECLTCAVAKTLQFSHQKSGCAIKPFYIYNKLKLICRTMVPGQQEDAHEFLRYLLEGMEKAYLARHKASKLDSYSKETTPINQIFGGYIRTEVKCLQCRHVSTTFQHFQDLLVDIRKANTLDEALTSYFSREQLDNNDYKCEACKKRVPATKQFSLERPPKVLCVQLKRFSVLGGKISKHIGFKQTIDMGPYLWREPGEAVQPLTYKLMSIVTHMGPSVNCGHYTAVAKVSTGQYYSFDDSCVRPISLNNVLSTNAYIMIFEMEQQTPTPVQTQQTVKLNGTMTVNNTLSSPGSPKNKTVAPKPSTSGLISLNGSLNGTSVNKDNTEKSETSLQASTNKSAVLQFTSQKSTNFIGPQLPQKLQDKSQPRLIMHIKNGKILNGNSLVPYDGSSEEEDVNSIVPLKNHTSSSTAPKTNTSTSATNGTPKNSPIKNNLPKTVFSSKEVQKFTSKANGGNNVSQNQSSITQCAKAQNGSSYSTTPIMYQNGKLEANGKTESSSTNKSKWHHSVRAKTGQDEKVITKAANSNMKGWQVSKDTFSPTSTAAPNGWSVTDKEDVNKVNQNSTTPSVAALRDFNGTNRSDTVSHLLKMSHRGYGSSSVVNWNGNRTHLDREVDNDRREERKRHFNTDDEEIDRGRVKKVKDHRTYEDRSNTDYNPFQEYQNSKTWNRASGGGYYRKHYYNTSSYTRSRHGRNYRPQHYRYHNHSHGHWQRG from the exons ATGCCTGCTGTAAGCATATGTGACCCTGTTGCGGCCACACTCTGTCGTTCTTTGGAGACTAACCAGCCTAAATCATCGGATGATTTATCTTCATGCTTGGTTAACAATGCATCTAGAATTCTCCAATCAGAAATTCAATACAAGGAAGTAGATGATTATCAAACAACAATTTTGGATCAACTTAAAGCCAAATATATTGTATTGAGCTTGCCAAACTCTGAAAATTTAGATGGTAAAACAAAAGATGGAACaaattgtataaaaagaaatgaaaaaacaagCAAAGGACCCAGTTTGCCAGAACCAAGTGTTGTTTTATATCCACCCAAGAAAGTTAGCCTGGGTTGGAAAGAGACATTTCCAGTTGGAGCTGGCATGTATAATGTTGGAAATACTTGTTACTTAAATAGCACTCTTCAAGCTCTGTTCCATATACCAGCGCTTGTTAACTGGTTATTATCTGATTCGCATCATACATCAAAGTGTGAACAAAACG ATGGAGGTGGAGAGTGCCTTACATGTGCAGTGGCTAAGACCTTACAGTTTAGTCATCAAAAATCGGGATGTGCTATCAAGCCGTTTTacatatataacaaattaaaac TTATTTGTCGAACCATGGTGCCTGGGCAGCAAGAAGATGCGCATGAATTTTTACGTTATTTATTGGAAGGCATGGAAAAAGCTTATTTAGCAAGACATAAAGCCAGCAAACTAGACAGTTATTCTAAAGAAACAACACCTATTAATCAAATATTTGGTGGTTATATCCGTACTGAAGTAAAGTGCCTACAGTGTCGGCATGTTTCCACTACATTTCAACACTTTCAA GACTTATTAGTAGACATTCGTAAAGCAAATACTCTGGATGAAGCATTAACTAGTTATTTTAGTCGTGAACAACTAGATAACAATGACTATAAATGTGAAGCTTGTAAAAAAAGAGTTCCTGCTACAAAACAGTTTAGCTTAGAACGACCTCCTAAAGTGCTCTGTGTGCAATTAAAGAGGTTCAGCGTTCTAGGAGGAAAAATATCAAAACATATAGGTTTTAAGCAGACTATAGATATGGGTCCTTATCTTTGGAGAGAACCTGGAGAAGCTGTACAACCACTTACATATAAACTTATGTCAATAGTTACACATATGGGTCCATCGGTAAATTGTGGGCATTACACAGCAGTTGCTAAAGTTTCAACAGGCCAATATTATTCCTTCGACGATTCTTGT GTTCGTCCGATTAGTTTGAATAATGTGTTGAGTACAAACGCATATATAATGATCTTTGAAATGGAACAGCAAACACCAACTCCGGTTCAAACTCAGCAGACTGTCAAATTAAATGGTACAATGACTGTAAACAATACGTTATCGTCACCGGGAAGTCCAAAGAATAAAACTGTAGCTCCTAAACCATCAACGTCTGGATTAATTTCACTAAACGGATCGCTCAATGGTACATCAGTCAATAAAGACAATACTGAAAAGTCCGAAACAAGTTTGCAAGCATCGACGAACAAGAGCGCGGTGCTTCAATTCACTTCACAGAAGAGCACAAATTTTATTGGACCACAGTTACCGCAAAAATTACAGGATAAATCACAACCGAGATTAATTATGCatattaaaaatggaaaaatcttAAATGGGAATAGCTTAGTTCCTTATGACGGATCCAGCGAAGAAGAAGATGTTAATTCCATTGTACCgttaaaaaatcatacaagttcaAGTACTGCGCCAAAAACGAACACATCTACTAGTGCCACTAATGGTACACCAAAAAATTCTCCGATTAAAAATAACTTGCCGAAAACAGTTTTTAGTTCAAAAGAAGTACAGAAATTTACGTCGAAGGCAAATGGTGGTAATAATGTTTCACAGAATCAGAGTAGTATAACACAGTGTGCAAAGGCACAAAATGGTTCCAGTTACAGTACCACTCCAATAATGTACCAGAACGGTAAATTAGAAGCAAATGGTAAGACAGAAAGTAGTAGCACTAATAAAAGTAAATGGCATCATTCTGTTAGAGCGAAAACAGGACAAGACGAGAAAGTAATTACTAAAGCTGCAAATAGCAATATGAAAGGTTGGCAAGTTTCAAAAGATACATTTTCCCCTACGTCGACTGCAGCACCCAATGGGTGGTCCGTGACTGATAA agaAGACGTAAATAAAGTTAATCAAAACAGTACAACACCCAGTGTTGCAGCGTTAAGAGATTTTAATGGAACAAATCGTTCCGACACAGTTTCGCATTTATTAAAGATGTCTCACCGTGGTTACGGCAGTTCTTCCG ttGTAAATTGGAATGGTAACAGGACACATTTAGACAGAGAGGTTGACAATGATAGACGAGAAGAACGTAAGCGGCATTTCAATACAGACGATGAGGAGATAGATCGAGGTAgagtgaaaaaagtgaaggATCATCGAACGTACGAAGATAGAAGCAATACTGATTATAATCCTTTTCAAGAATATCAAAATAGCAAAACATGGAACCGAGCTTCCGGTGGTGGTTATTACCGGAAACATTATTATAATACTTCTAGCTATACTCGGTCACGGCATGGTAGAAATTATAGGCCTCAACATTACAGATACCATAATCATTCTCATGGCCATTGGCAACGGGGATAA
- the Vps8 gene encoding vacuolar protein sorting 8 → MAENGLGSDAGSQEYLATEIINLDIEELDNTEYAIPAVEELPSLESILTEPDCASLSGTDNDFGLTPGEKLGSSETTSVGSHLSLNSLNKSNKTSQSTSSGTILRHVILKGISSQIVSASEKVNAGLASAVAAGGNMLVVGTSHGLILGFDSSQTLRWCDQEARHQGSVSALCFNYDGSRVLAGFARGHILMIDSSNGKVLRTLTDVHPLDTAVLHVKFTDSPKVALCSDSGGSVFELIFTRVMGVRGCDSRCLFSGSRGEVCTLEPLLLNHLPSHPLKNYTLVAMATLSKVIVVCIRPRMRVVLTHPLSGAPIAPPQLSWQLVVIQAADASRVIDPVLALARDDVVHFYQVCTEAGSRIKLFPLRRMTFPYTISNLRWLNPRSLAVLDTQERLHLVDVRAQDNLETLDMSRVRISYASSHFKGLSTGGNVSKAMALAGERACYNTVVTFGTQLLLLGTKSLHVVCIRTWTERLRHLTIQRRFPEALALGLSFYQDKGKAVVGLRGSKQRRKQIARDKVCQVLIQYMEELNHCCSDETSEFEIVTTCVDYCIQLENTDLLFGKLWDLVSESEGLKASYLHALESPLLDGSLRPRLPPLIAQQLVTLYDQEEKIDSLQAIIVLLDVDCLDIHQVTTVCRQRCLWEALIHLQTTALGDFTAPIHQLVPILHNLLTNLKDGLTRDSIQLGNALLVYASCCLAGRGFPRDELPEGMSQRAKTDVLRALLSQHSSLANDTERQYPYLRTLLQFDAKGFLDVIAIAFQEPEFTSEMGLRQRQRLIDILLNIVMPSTPLSPRNPDYINDEHRNLVLIFIANEVAENTVNLEPSMLNKMIEILCTDSSMGSSKELNADKEDAILGLLRSKKIRNISDNTLLNLAERANFTRVAELLYSAREDWISVCKCMISHSSRHRDVWVWLKNLPANSLQSVIMANVEALVGINASQFAILVATHMPNRVDEILEKLESIPNLQYALLEALYQIVQYKEEDITFELKTELFEKYLELMCELRPDRVIEHIQGFHGCRLNEALKIVQKTNHKDAEAVMLEKLGNYQDAFDILIKEFQNHLELYCQNKSLENTSIHTAIQLAGLCRRSAGNLDWMPLVEIILQTHSNSKDEKVEKLSGKLLRITLEFLSGTTALSTVLEQILKHPLATSGTIGDIRQLLSGVLTHSRYEQTLVETTARLVSLELHKALKKSLRDAGRACASASIICAICRHLLSQCTDYIIVFSCGHGFHSECLEEPKCCYKCLNTKGWASLVTNTVYTTKSFHETKQILPPEFMRNKDLSLRLAPPTSLPDLEGIF, encoded by the exons ATGGCTGAAAATGGGTTGGGGTCGGATGCTGGGTCTCAAGAATATCTTGCAACAGAGATTATTAATTTAGATATTGAAGAG TTGGACAATACAGAATATGCTATACCTGCTGTGGAGGAATTACCTTCATTAGAAAGTATATTAACAGAACCTGACTGTGCTTCATTATCTGGAACAGACAATGACTTTGGTTTAACACCAGGTGAAAAATTAGGTAGTAGCGAAACAACGAGCGTCGGAAGTCACTTATCGttaaattctttaaataaatcgaACAAAACTTCGCAATCAACATCTTCTGGGACTATTTTAAGACATGTCATATTAAAAGGAATATCATCACAAATTGTGTCCGCTAGC GAAAAGGTGAATGCTGGCTTAGCGAGTGCAGTTGCAGCTGGAGGGAATATGCTAGTAGTTGGAACTAGTCATGGACTGATATTAGGCTTTGATTCGTCGCAAACGTTACGATGGTGTGATCAGGAGGCAAGACATCAGGGATCAGTGTCTGCTTTATGTTTTAATTACGATGGAAGTAGAGTTCTAGCAGGTTTTGCTAGAGGTCACATATTAATGATAGATAGCTCTAATGGAAAAGTATTAAGAACGCTTACCGATGTACATCCGCTTGATACAGCCGTATTACACGTTAAA TTTACAGATTCACCTAAGGTAGCATTATGCAGCGACAGCGGTGGATCGGTTTTTGAATTAATCTTTACGAGAGTTATGGGAGTACGAGGTTGTGATAGTAGATGTTTATTTAGTGGATCTAGAGGTGAAGTGTGTACATTGGAACCTTTGTTATTAAATCATCTGCCGTCGCATCCcttgaaaaattatacattagTAGCAATGGCAACATTATCAAAG GTAATAGTAGTTTGCATAAGGCCGCGAATGCGTGTTGTGTTAACTCATCCTTTATCTGGTGCTCCTATAGCACCACCACAATTATCTTGGCAACTTGTTGTCATACAAGCAGCAGATGCTTCTCGTGTAATTGATCCAGTTTTGGCTCTTGCAAGAGACGACGTAGTTCACTTTTATCAA GTATGTACCGAAGCTGGTtcaagaataaaattatttccgtTAAGAAGAATGACTTTTCCATACACGATAAGTAATTTACGATGGTTGAATCCAAGATCTTTAGCAGTATTGGATACCCAAGAAAGATTACATTTAGTTGATGTAAGAGCACAGGACAATCTGGAAACTTTAGATATGAGTCGTGTTCGTATTTCGTACGCATCTAGCCATTTTAAAGGTTTATCCACCGGTGGAAACGTTTCAAAG gcAATGGCATTGGCTGGTGAACGAGCATGTTATAATACCGTGGTAACATTTGGTACCCAACTATTATTATTGGGTACCAAAAGTCTACATGTAGTTTGTATTCGAACGTGGACAGAACGATTGAGACACTTGACGATACAG aGAAGATTTCCAGAAGCTTTAGCATTGGGACTCTCTTTTTATCAAGACAAAGGGAAAGCAGTTGTCGGTCTTCGCGGTTCGAAGCAACGTCGTAAACAAATAGCTCGTGATAAAGTCTGTCAGGTTTTAATTCAGTACATGGAAGAATTGAATCATTGCTGTTCAGATGAAACTTCAGAGTTCGAAATAGTCACCACTTGTGTGGATTATTGTATACAACTAGAAAATACAGATTTATTGTTTGGAAAGTTATGGGATTTAGTCTCGGAATCCGAAGGATTGAAGGCGAGTTATTTACACGCTCTTGAAAGTCCATTATTAGATGGAAGTTTGCGTCCTCGGTTACCACCATTGATTGCTCAACAATTAGTTACTCTTTATGATCAAGAGGAAAAAATAGACTCACTTCAAGCAATTATAGTGTTATTAGACGTTGATTGTTTAGATATTCATCAA GTAACAACAGTTTGCCGTCAGCGGTGCCTTTGGGAAGCTCTAATACATCTTCAAACGACGGCGTTAGGCGATTTCACTGCTCCTATTCATCAATTAGTGCCGATTTTACacaatttattaacaaatttgaaaGACGGACTAACTCGAGACAGCATACAACTTGGTAATGCACTTCTAGTATATGCTAGCTGCTGCCTTGCCGGTCGTGGTTTTCCCAGAGACGAACTTCCTGAAGGCATGTCTCAAAGAGCGAAAACAGACGTGTTGAGAGCTTTACTTTCACAACACTCTAGCTTAGCTAATGACACAGAGAGGCAGTATCCGTACCTAAGAACTTTACTTCAATTTGATGCAAAAGGATTCCTTGATGTGATTGCGATTGCCTTCCAAGAACCAGAATTTACATCTGAAATGGGTCTTAGACAACGGCAAAGGCTTAtagatatattattaaatattgttatgCCTAGTACACCGTTAAGCCCAAGGAATCCTGATTACATCAACGATGAACATAGAAATCTAGTTCTTATATTCATAGCTAACGAAGTCGCAGAGAATACTGTTAATTTAGAGCCtagtatgttaaataaaatgatagaaatattATGTACTGATTCAAGCATGGGCTCATCGAAAGAACTTAACGCTGATAAAGAAGACGCAATATTGGGATTGTTGCGTTCAAAGAAAATACGCAATATATCAGATAATACTTTACTTAATTTGGCAGAAAGAGCTAACTT TACGCGAGTTGCAGAGTTACTGTACAGTGCGAGGGAAGATTGGATTTCAGTTTGCAAATGCATGATATCGCATTCATCCAGACATCGTGACGTTTGGGTCTGGTTAAAGAATCTTCCCGCGAACTCATTGCAATCAGTTATAATGGCCAATGTTGAAGCTCTTGTAGGGATCAATGCGAGTCAATTTGCTATTCTTGTAGCAACGCATATGCCAAACAGAGTCGACGAGATATTAGAAAAGTTGGAAAGTATTCCTAACTTGCAATATGCTCTGCTAGAAGCTTTATATCAAATAGTACAATACAAAGAAGAGGATATCACGTTTGAACTGAAAACTGAATTATTTGAGAAATATTTAGAGCTAATGTGTGAATTACGACCGGATCGT GTAATTGAGCATATTCAAGGGTTTCATGGTTGTAGATTGAACGAAGCGCTGAAGATTGTTCAGAAGACAAATCATAAAGATGCTGAAGCAGTAATGTTAGAAAAATTAGGAAATTATCAAGATGCATTTGATATTCttataaaagaatttcaaaatcatCTTGAATTG TATTGTCAAAATAAGAGTTTAGAAAATACATCAATCCATACTGCAATTCAGCTTGCGGGATTGTGTAGACGGTCTGCTGGAAATTTAGATTGGATGCCACTTGTGGAAATTATACTTCAAACACACTCGAATAGTAAAGATGAAAAAG TCGAAAAATTAAGTGGAAAGTTGTTGAGAATTACATTAGAATTTCTTAGTGGTACAACAGCGTTGTCAACTGtattagaacaaatactgaaacaTCCATTAGCAACAAGTGGAACGATAGGTGATATCAGACAATTATTATCCGGAGTACTTACGCATTCTCGTTACGAACAAACCTTAGTCGAAACTACAGCACGTTTGGTCAGTCTGGAACTTCATAAAGCATTAAAAAAATCACTAAg GGACGCGGGTAGAGCGTGTGCCAGTGCATCAATAATTTGTGCAATATGTAGACATTTGTTATCACAATGTACAGACTATATAATAGTTTTCAGTTGTGGTCATGGATTTCATTCTGAATGTTTGGAAGAACCTAAATGTTGTTATAAATGTTTGAATACAAAAGGATGGGCATCACTTGTTACGAATACTGTATATACTACTAAATCATTCCAT GAAACTAAACAAATTCTGCCCCCAGAATTTATGCGTAATAAAGATCTTTCTTTAAGACTTGCACCACCTACTTCTTTACCAGATCTTGAGGGTATTTTTTAA